From the Candidatus Thorarchaeota archaeon genome, one window contains:
- a CDS encoding TIGR00296 family protein: MAYVYSDEEGVFLVRLARKTVDQYVSERTKPSLPTPPSQKLLQNSGVFVTLNSIVGDHVSLRGCIGRPYPSQRLIDATVDSAVDAAVNDPRFEPVSPRELGSILIELSVLTEPKRISYRQPSELLDLVKVGRDGLIVTRGMWRGLLLPQVPVEWNWDVKEFLEHTCNKAGLPADAWRDPKTEFMSFQAEIFGEVTPRGDVVRNPTHPRTC; this comes from the coding sequence ATGGCCTATGTCTACTCAGATGAAGAAGGAGTGTTCCTAGTCCGATTGGCTCGGAAGACAGTGGACCAATACGTCAGTGAGCGAACCAAGCCCAGCCTTCCAACCCCACCTTCCCAGAAACTACTTCAGAACTCAGGTGTCTTCGTCACACTGAACTCGATAGTCGGAGACCATGTCAGTCTCAGAGGATGTATAGGCCGACCATATCCCAGTCAACGCCTGATTGATGCCACAGTCGATTCTGCAGTGGATGCAGCAGTGAATGACCCCCGGTTTGAACCCGTCAGTCCCCGTGAACTCGGCTCAATCCTTATCGAACTCAGCGTGCTGACCGAACCAAAGAGAATCAGCTACAGACAACCATCAGAACTGCTTGACCTTGTGAAGGTGGGTAGAGATGGCCTCATCGTCACAAGAGGAATGTGGCGGGGCCTCCTACTCCCACAGGTGCCTGTTGAGTGGAACTGGGACGTCAAGGAGTTCCTTGAGCACACCTGTAACAAGGCCGGGCTTCCAGCTGATGCATGGCGCGACCCCAAGACAGAGTTCATGTCATTCCAAGCTGAGATATTTGGAGAAGTCACGCCCCGTGGAGATGTGGTGAGAAATCCAACCCATCCGAGGACTTGTTAG